Proteins co-encoded in one Streptococcus parauberis NCFD 2020 genomic window:
- the tpx gene encoding thiol peroxidase, which yields MTTFIEKPVTLVGKQFQVGEIAPDFTLITPDLVEKSLSDFKGKKVISVVPSIDTSVCSTQTRTFNEELTKSDDTYVLTISCDLPFAQGRFCAAEGLDNVIMLSDYYDNSFGKAYGLLMEEWHLLARAVLVLDEDNKIVYTQYLENVNNEPDYVSAITALKAIK from the coding sequence ATGACTACATTTATTGAGAAACCAGTAACATTAGTTGGTAAACAATTTCAAGTTGGAGAAATTGCACCAGATTTCACACTGATCACACCGGATTTGGTAGAAAAATCACTCTCAGATTTCAAAGGGAAAAAAGTTATTAGTGTAGTGCCTTCAATTGACACTAGTGTATGCTCAACTCAAACGCGTACGTTTAATGAAGAATTGACAAAGTCAGATGACACATATGTACTGACAATTTCTTGTGATCTCCCTTTTGCCCAAGGGCGTTTTTGCGCAGCGGAAGGACTAGATAATGTGATCATGCTATCAGATTACTATGATAATTCATTTGGTAAAGCCTATGGCTTATTAATGGAAGAATGGCATCTATTAGCACGCGCAGTACTAGTACTTGATGAAGACAATAAAATTGTGTATACTCAATACTTAGAAAATGTTAATAATGAACCTGACTATGTTTCTGCAATCACAGCCTTAAAAGCAATCAAATAA
- a CDS encoding TrkA C-terminal domain-containing protein has translation MAKGNKSELTSSKYQQIAISVAERIASGEYEVGEKLKSRTTIASTFNVSPETARKGLNILADLKILTLKHGSGAIVLSKEKAMEFINQYETTHSIAVIKENIRKNIHQQKQEMEELSLLVNDFMMQSQSISKQYPLAPYEIICSQDSDHFGKSIGVLNLWHQTGATVVAIEHEGHFIISPGPYAVIEKGDHIYFVGDESVLSRMKNYFNLRMGL, from the coding sequence ATGGCAAAGGGTAATAAGAGCGAACTAACGAGCTCAAAATATCAGCAGATTGCTATTTCAGTGGCTGAAAGGATTGCCAGTGGTGAATATGAAGTAGGAGAAAAATTAAAGTCTAGGACAACAATTGCCTCCACTTTTAATGTGTCACCAGAAACCGCTAGAAAAGGTTTAAATATTTTAGCAGATTTAAAAATTTTAACCTTAAAACATGGTAGCGGGGCAATTGTATTATCTAAAGAGAAAGCAATGGAATTCATTAATCAATATGAAACAACTCATTCTATTGCTGTTATCAAAGAAAATATCAGAAAAAACATTCACCAACAAAAGCAAGAAATGGAGGAGTTGTCTTTATTGGTTAATGACTTTATGATGCAAAGTCAATCAATCAGTAAGCAATATCCATTAGCACCCTATGAAATTATTTGTAGCCAGGATTCTGATCATTTTGGTAAATCTATTGGTGTCCTAAATTTATGGCATCAGACAGGTGCTACAGTAGTTGCTATCGAGCATGAAGGCCATTTCATTATCTCTCCTGGACCTTATGCCGTCATAGAAAAAGGTGATCATATTTACTTTGTCGGTGATGAGTCTGTACTTTCACGCATGAAAAATTATTTTAATTTAAGAATGGGCTTATAA
- a CDS encoding Asp23/Gls24 family envelope stress response protein, giving the protein MTEINTNTTENYSKNNTSNPTNTNIKNKITYDDKVIEKIVGHALESVDGLLSAKGGFFSSVKNNMVNSNSVTDGVSVEVGSEEVAVDLDIIVEYGKDIPKIADHIKEIVAENVDKMTHLKVIEVNVNVVDIRTKEEQEKAEVTVQDRMSKAANSTSQFVSEKTEKMKKNNSSSNQTDGLVN; this is encoded by the coding sequence ATGACTGAAATCAATACAAATACAACCGAAAACTATTCAAAAAATAATACATCAAATCCAACTAACACTAACATAAAAAATAAGATAACTTATGATGACAAAGTAATTGAGAAAATCGTTGGACATGCACTAGAAAGTGTTGATGGCTTACTATCCGCAAAAGGAGGTTTCTTCTCTAGTGTGAAAAACAATATGGTTAATTCCAATTCAGTTACAGACGGAGTTAGTGTAGAAGTTGGTAGCGAAGAAGTTGCTGTTGACTTGGATATAATTGTTGAATACGGTAAAGATATTCCAAAAATTGCTGATCATATTAAGGAAATTGTAGCAGAAAACGTTGATAAGATGACACATCTTAAGGTCATTGAAGTTAATGTTAACGTTGTTGACATTCGTACAAAAGAGGAACAAGAAAAAGCAGAAGTAACAGTCCAAGATCGTATGTCTAAAGCTGCTAATTCAACATCACAATTTGTCAGTGAAAAAACTGAGAAAATGAAAAAGAATAACTCATCTTCAAATCAAACTGATGGATTAGTGAACTAG
- a CDS encoding CsbD family protein encodes MSEEKVDAKLRQVSGKVKETFGKASNNKSLEAEGKVENTAGKVDEFTTDVKDSLKGLSKGLKDIK; translated from the coding sequence ATGTCAGAAGAAAAAGTAGATGCTAAATTACGTCAGGTAAGTGGTAAAGTGAAAGAGACTTTTGGTAAAGCTTCTAATAACAAGTCATTAGAGGCTGAAGGTAAAGTCGAAAATACAGCCGGTAAAGTAGACGAATTTACTACTGATGTAAAAGACTCACTAAAAGGGCTTTCAAAAGGTCTGAAAGATATTAAATAA
- a CDS encoding Asp23/Gls24 family envelope stress response protein — protein sequence MTETYIKNTQTTNTRNTNDFNANGAGIRGELSYENKVIEKIVGLAIENVDGLLAVTGGLLSNIKGKLVNTDNVRDGVNVEVGKKQVAVDLDIVAEYQKHVPTIFKDIKGIVETEVKKMTDLDVVECNVNVVDIKTRAQHEQDKVTLQDKMSDAAQTTSQFTKKQVNNAKSGAENMQSEPRVK from the coding sequence ATGACTGAAACTTACATTAAAAACACTCAAACAACTAACACTCGTAACACTAATGATTTTAACGCAAATGGTGCAGGAATTCGTGGCGAATTATCTTATGAAAATAAAGTTATTGAAAAAATCGTCGGTCTTGCTATTGAAAACGTTGATGGATTACTAGCCGTAACTGGTGGTCTTCTCTCAAACATTAAAGGAAAACTTGTTAATACTGATAATGTTCGAGATGGTGTCAACGTTGAAGTAGGTAAAAAACAGGTAGCCGTTGATCTTGATATCGTCGCTGAATATCAAAAACATGTTCCAACAATCTTTAAAGACATTAAAGGAATTGTTGAAACAGAAGTTAAGAAAATGACAGATTTAGATGTTGTTGAATGTAATGTTAACGTAGTTGATATCAAAACTCGTGCGCAACATGAACAAGACAAAGTAACTCTTCAAGATAAAATGTCTGATGCTGCACAAACAACAAGCCAATTTACAAAAAAACAAGTAAATAACGCTAAGTCTGGTGCTGAAAACATGCAAAGCGAGCCTCGCGTTAAATAA
- a CDS encoding DUF2273 domain-containing protein — MAFFEKYKYPIIGGVVGLVLAILLMSFGFLKTLIAIIFIVLGIYAGLFVKSTGLIDNFINRR; from the coding sequence ATGGCATTTTTCGAAAAATATAAATATCCAATTATTGGTGGCGTAGTAGGCCTAGTATTAGCAATATTACTTATGTCATTTGGATTCCTTAAAACTTTAATTGCAATCATATTCATTGTTTTAGGTATCTATGCTGGCTTATTTGTTAAAAGCACTGGACTTATAGATAATTTTATTAATCGTCGCTAA
- the amaP gene encoding alkaline shock response membrane anchor protein AmaP: MAKSLKVFYTLLGLILLSMFLLIIGVTQGYLNMPHSYDWMGFDMNRVPDYLTPGLQYFFFWTAVTLAILTIIGILAVIFYPRTYTEIKLGKNNGSLLLKKSAIEAYVKTALKETGLMLNPNVSATLYKRKFDIDVAGRLDSRIGVNEQVSGIKEGIEKGFNEFFGLDKPVNFKVRVKDISDSDMTFGKKNRVE; this comes from the coding sequence ATGGCAAAATCATTGAAAGTATTTTATACACTGTTAGGTCTGATATTATTATCGATGTTCTTATTGATAATTGGAGTGACTCAAGGTTATTTGAATATGCCTCATAGCTATGACTGGATGGGATTCGACATGAATCGCGTACCTGACTATCTTACACCAGGGCTACAGTACTTTTTCTTCTGGACTGCAGTCACATTAGCTATTTTAACTATAATCGGAATTTTAGCAGTAATTTTTTATCCAAGAACTTATACAGAAATTAAACTTGGAAAAAATAATGGTAGTTTACTATTAAAAAAATCAGCTATTGAAGCATATGTAAAAACAGCTTTAAAAGAAACTGGTTTAATGTTAAACCCAAATGTTTCAGCAACTCTTTATAAACGTAAATTTGATATTGACGTTGCTGGACGTTTAGATTCTCGTATCGGTGTAAATGAACAAGTTAGTGGTATCAAAGAAGGTATTGAAAAAGGTTTTAACGAATTCTTTGGTTTAGATAAACCCGTTAACTTCAAAGTTCGAGTTAAGGACATTTCTGATTCAGATATGACATTCGGTAAGAAAAACCGAGTAGAATAG
- a CDS encoding GlsB/YeaQ/YmgE family stress response membrane protein codes for MGLLWTLIVGGIIGLIAGALTKHGGSMGWIANIVAGLVGAWVGQALLGSWGPSLAGMALIPSIIGAVLVVFVTSIILSKMN; via the coding sequence ATGGGATTATTATGGACATTAATCGTAGGTGGTATCATTGGTTTGATTGCCGGAGCACTTACAAAACATGGTGGTTCAATGGGTTGGATTGCTAACATCGTTGCTGGTTTAGTCGGTGCCTGGGTTGGTCAAGCATTACTAGGTTCTTGGGGACCATCATTAGCAGGAATGGCATTGATTCCTTCGATCATTGGTGCAGTACTGGTAGTTTTTGTTACCTCAATTATCTTAAGTAAAATGAACTAA
- a CDS encoding GlsB/YeaQ/YmgE family stress response membrane protein — protein sequence MAILWTLIVGGLIGLIAGALTKGGSMGWIANIVAGLVGAWLGQALLGAWGPSLAGMALIPSIIGAVIVVVVVSFVLSKMH from the coding sequence ATGGCTATATTATGGACATTGATTGTAGGTGGTTTAATCGGTTTAATCGCAGGAGCTCTTACAAAAGGCGGCTCTATGGGTTGGATTGCTAACATAGTAGCAGGTTTAGTTGGTGCTTGGTTAGGTCAAGCATTACTCGGAGCTTGGGGACCATCATTAGCAGGGATGGCATTGATTCCTTCAATCATTGGTGCAGTGATCGTCGTCGTTGTTGTATCATTTGTACTAAGTAAAATGCATTAA
- the pcrA gene encoding DNA helicase PcrA, whose amino-acid sequence MNPLLNGMNEKQAEAVQTTEGPLLIMAGAGSGKTRVLTHRIAYLIDEKFVNPWNILAITFTNKAAREMRDRALALNPATIDTLIATFHSMCVRILRREADHIGYNRNFTIVDPGEQRTLMKRILKSLNLDPKKWSERSILGTISNAKNDLLDEKIFEAQAADMYSQIVARCYKAYQEELRRSEAMDFDDLIMMTLRLFDTNKDVLAYYQQRYQYIHVDEYQDTNHAQYQLVKLLASRFKNICVVGDADQSIYGWRGADMQNILDFEKDYPSAKVVLLEENYRSTKTILQAANDVIKNNQNRRDKKLWTQNADGEQIVYYRANDEHDEAVFIASTISNMCQGNEKNFKDFAVLYRTNAQSRTIEEAFLKSNIPYTMVGGTKFYSRKEIRDVISYLNIIANPSDNISFERIVNEPKRGVGPGTMEKLRLFAFQNEMSLMDASSNLLMSPLKGKAAQSIMDLANLLLDFRLKLDNLTITELTEQLIDQSGYLEALRIQNTLESQARIENLEEFISVTKNFDDNQNNVEEDESGLDRLGRFLNDLALIADTDNGDADVAEVTLMTLHAAKGLEFPVVFLIGMEEGVFPLSRASEDPAELEEERRLAYVGITRAEQVLFLTNANTRTLFGKSSYNRPTRFLREISDQLLSYQGLARPANSSFGVRYSQQKTSEFGQGMSLSQAIQARKSQAQNKERVTSLADGHLPFGNNLAQSDSIDWQIGDIAQHKKWGDGTVLEVSGSGKTMELKIKFPDVGLKKLLASVAPITKK is encoded by the coding sequence ATGAATCCTTTATTAAATGGAATGAATGAAAAACAAGCAGAAGCAGTCCAAACAACGGAAGGACCGTTGTTAATTATGGCTGGAGCAGGGTCTGGTAAAACAAGAGTTTTAACTCACAGAATCGCTTACTTGATTGATGAAAAATTTGTCAATCCTTGGAACATTTTAGCAATTACCTTTACCAATAAAGCTGCGCGTGAAATGCGAGACAGAGCACTTGCTTTGAATCCTGCAACTATAGACACTTTAATTGCGACCTTTCACTCAATGTGTGTCAGAATCTTAAGACGTGAAGCGGACCATATTGGCTATAATCGTAATTTCACGATAGTTGATCCAGGCGAACAAAGAACATTGATGAAGCGAATTCTTAAATCACTTAATTTGGATCCTAAGAAATGGAGTGAACGCTCAATCTTAGGGACTATTTCCAATGCCAAAAATGACTTATTGGATGAAAAAATATTTGAAGCTCAAGCAGCTGACATGTATAGCCAAATTGTAGCTCGTTGTTATAAGGCATATCAAGAGGAATTGCGACGTAGTGAAGCAATGGACTTCGATGATTTAATTATGATGACCCTTCGTCTTTTTGATACCAATAAAGATGTCTTAGCTTACTATCAACAACGTTACCAATACATACATGTTGATGAGTATCAAGATACTAACCATGCTCAATATCAGTTAGTAAAATTATTGGCCTCTCGCTTTAAAAATATTTGTGTTGTCGGTGATGCCGACCAGTCAATCTATGGCTGGCGCGGAGCGGATATGCAAAATATCTTGGATTTTGAAAAAGATTACCCATCTGCTAAGGTGGTATTATTAGAAGAAAACTATCGTTCAACTAAAACAATTCTTCAAGCTGCAAATGATGTCATAAAAAATAATCAAAATAGACGTGATAAAAAACTCTGGACACAGAATGCTGATGGTGAACAGATTGTCTATTATCGAGCAAACGATGAACATGATGAAGCAGTCTTTATAGCATCAACTATTTCAAATATGTGCCAAGGTAATGAGAAAAATTTCAAAGATTTCGCCGTTTTATATCGTACTAATGCTCAATCACGTACTATTGAAGAAGCATTTTTGAAATCAAATATACCTTATACTATGGTTGGTGGGACTAAGTTCTATAGCCGAAAAGAAATTCGCGATGTTATATCTTATCTTAATATTATAGCCAACCCTTCTGATAACATCTCTTTTGAGCGCATTGTCAATGAACCTAAACGTGGCGTGGGACCAGGAACAATGGAAAAACTCCGTTTATTTGCTTTTCAAAATGAGATGTCATTAATGGATGCCTCATCAAATCTGTTAATGTCTCCCCTAAAGGGAAAAGCTGCGCAGTCAATTATGGACCTGGCAAATCTATTGTTAGATTTTCGATTAAAATTGGATAACTTAACAATTACAGAACTAACAGAGCAGTTAATCGATCAATCGGGTTATCTAGAAGCTCTGCGGATTCAGAATACACTTGAGAGTCAAGCCCGAATAGAAAATCTTGAAGAATTCATTTCGGTAACTAAAAACTTCGATGACAATCAAAACAATGTTGAAGAAGATGAAAGCGGGCTTGACCGACTTGGTCGATTCTTAAATGACTTAGCATTGATTGCTGACACAGATAATGGCGATGCAGATGTAGCTGAAGTGACACTGATGACCCTCCATGCTGCTAAGGGATTAGAGTTTCCAGTGGTCTTTCTGATAGGTATGGAAGAAGGTGTCTTCCCACTATCTAGAGCTTCTGAAGATCCAGCTGAACTTGAAGAAGAACGTCGTCTTGCTTATGTTGGTATTACACGTGCTGAACAAGTACTCTTTTTAACAAATGCAAATACAAGAACCTTGTTTGGTAAAAGCAGCTATAATCGACCAACACGCTTCTTAAGAGAAATTTCTGACCAGTTGTTATCTTATCAAGGACTAGCTCGTCCAGCAAATTCTTCCTTTGGTGTTCGCTACAGTCAACAAAAAACATCTGAATTCGGACAAGGTATGAGTCTCTCACAAGCCATTCAAGCTCGTAAGAGCCAAGCTCAAAATAAAGAAAGAGTCACTTCATTAGCGGATGGTCACTTACCATTTGGCAATAACTTAGCGCAATCAGATAGTATAGATTGGCAAATTGGAGATATTGCCCAGCACAAAAAGTGGGGGGATGGAACTGTCCTAGAAGTGTCTGGCAGTGGAAAAACAATGGAATTAAAAATAAAATTTCCTGACGTTGGCCTTAAAAAATTACTAGCAAGTGTAGCTCCAATTACAAAAAAATAA
- a CDS encoding alanine/glycine:cation symporter family protein — protein sequence MLNIVKIIDDLVWGPPLLILLVGTGIYLTVRLGLLQVTKLPMAFKLIFSEDEGHGDISSFAALATALAATVGTGNIVGVATAIKSGGPGALFWMWIAAFFGMATKYSEGVLAIKYRTKDANGEISGGPMYYILNGMGQKWKPLAILFAISGILVALFGIGTFAQVNSITSALDHSFGISGKFSSILMAIIVAFIIFGGIQSISKVAEKLVPFMAFIYIVASLAVIIMKYDQIIPVISLVLKSAFTPTAAIGGFAGSLVKDAIQKGIARGVFSNESGLGSAPIAAAAAKTNEPVEQGLISMTGTFIDTIIICTLTGLTILVSGQWTSNLEGAPLTQASFASVYGNFGSMALTISLVLFAFTTILGWSYYGERCFEFLFGTKHIRIFRLLFVSMVALGGFLKLELIWIIADIVNGLMALPNLIALLALSPIIIFETKNYFQRKNI from the coding sequence ATGTTAAATATTGTTAAAATTATCGATGATTTGGTTTGGGGACCTCCTCTACTAATTCTTTTGGTCGGAACTGGGATTTACTTAACAGTTCGTTTAGGACTTTTACAAGTTACAAAATTGCCAATGGCATTCAAACTAATCTTTTCAGAAGATGAAGGTCATGGCGATATTTCTTCCTTTGCCGCTTTAGCCACTGCATTGGCTGCAACAGTAGGAACAGGAAATATCGTAGGTGTTGCTACAGCCATCAAATCAGGTGGACCAGGGGCATTATTTTGGATGTGGATTGCCGCTTTCTTTGGGATGGCTACAAAATACTCAGAGGGAGTCTTAGCCATTAAATATCGAACTAAAGATGCTAATGGCGAAATTTCCGGTGGACCAATGTACTACATACTTAATGGTATGGGCCAAAAATGGAAACCTTTAGCCATTCTATTTGCAATTTCTGGTATATTAGTTGCCTTATTCGGAATTGGTACTTTTGCTCAAGTCAATTCCATTACTTCCGCTTTAGACCATAGTTTTGGAATTTCAGGAAAATTTTCAAGTATATTAATGGCAATTATTGTTGCCTTTATTATCTTTGGAGGAATCCAATCAATCTCGAAAGTTGCAGAAAAATTAGTACCTTTTATGGCATTTATATATATTGTTGCCAGTCTGGCTGTTATCATCATGAAATACGATCAAATCATTCCAGTCATTTCCTTAGTCTTAAAATCTGCTTTTACTCCAACTGCTGCTATTGGCGGATTTGCTGGTAGTCTGGTAAAGGATGCTATCCAAAAAGGGATTGCCCGCGGGGTCTTTTCAAATGAATCTGGACTCGGATCAGCACCGATTGCAGCCGCTGCAGCAAAAACAAATGAACCCGTAGAACAAGGATTAATATCTATGACAGGTACATTTATTGATACTATTATCATATGTACTTTAACTGGTTTAACAATTCTAGTTTCTGGTCAATGGACAAGTAACCTTGAAGGAGCTCCATTAACCCAAGCATCATTTGCCTCTGTCTATGGTAATTTCGGAAGTATGGCATTAACAATCTCACTTGTATTATTTGCCTTCACGACTATCCTAGGGTGGAGTTATTATGGTGAAAGATGTTTTGAATTTTTATTTGGAACAAAACATATCCGCATATTCCGTCTTCTTTTTGTATCAATGGTTGCCCTAGGTGGCTTCTTAAAATTAGAACTCATCTGGATTATTGCTGATATCGTAAATGGACTAATGGCCCTTCCAAATTTAATTGCCCTTCTAGCACTTTCACCAATTATTATTTTTGAAACCAAAAATTATTTTCAACGAAAAAACATCTAG
- a CDS encoding cation diffusion facilitator family transporter codes for MTRDPSADLKLAKRGPILSIVVYLLISLAKLIFGYSLNSNSLIADGFNNVSDIISNVALLVGLHLASQPADSNHRFGHWKIEDLSSLVTSFIMFIVGFQVLIQTVQNIIKGDTAPIDPLGAIVGLVSAGLMFIVYLYNRKLSKKVKSSALVAASKDNLSDAVTSIGTSIAIVAASLNLPIIDRIAAIIITFFILKTAYDIFLQSAFSLSDGFDNKHLKSYKDAILTIPKITDVKSLRGRTYGSNVYLDIVLEMNPDLSVFESHAITEEVEQLLSDKFYVYDIDIHVEPSVIPEDEIFDNVKKKIFRNEKIILSKVPDYHRYIADDFTLIDKDGQTYNRMQFLEKEDYFPSNFEEFNMISISQKTKLVTYKLNGCQHTSIWRRHEVWFLIFHQISPNQIPELKHKHYTVKRLH; via the coding sequence ATGACAAGAGATCCGAGTGCAGACCTTAAATTAGCAAAAAGAGGTCCAATTTTAAGTATAGTAGTCTACCTATTAATTAGTTTGGCAAAATTGATTTTTGGCTATAGTTTAAACTCAAATTCACTGATTGCTGACGGGTTTAACAACGTTTCAGACATTATCAGTAATGTCGCTTTATTAGTCGGACTCCATTTAGCAAGTCAACCAGCCGACTCTAATCATCGTTTTGGTCATTGGAAAATAGAAGATCTGTCAAGCTTAGTCACATCATTCATCATGTTCATCGTTGGTTTCCAGGTTTTGATCCAAACGGTGCAGAATATCATAAAAGGTGACACCGCACCAATTGATCCACTAGGAGCAATTGTCGGACTAGTCTCCGCAGGACTAATGTTTATTGTTTACTTGTATAACCGAAAATTATCAAAAAAAGTTAAATCCAGTGCACTGGTAGCTGCTTCTAAAGATAACTTGTCTGATGCCGTTACGTCAATTGGAACCTCAATTGCTATCGTTGCAGCCTCACTGAATCTACCAATCATCGATAGAATAGCTGCCATTATTATTACTTTCTTTATCTTAAAAACAGCTTATGATATCTTTTTACAAAGCGCTTTTAGTTTATCCGACGGATTTGATAACAAACATTTAAAATCATATAAAGACGCCATATTAACAATTCCAAAAATAACTGATGTTAAATCTCTCCGAGGTCGCACTTATGGGAGCAACGTTTATTTAGATATTGTCCTTGAAATGAATCCTGATTTATCAGTATTTGAAAGTCATGCCATTACCGAAGAAGTTGAACAACTCCTAAGTGATAAGTTTTATGTTTATGATATTGATATTCATGTCGAACCTTCAGTCATTCCTGAAGATGAAATATTTGATAATGTCAAAAAGAAGATTTTTAGAAATGAAAAGATTATTCTCTCAAAAGTCCCCGACTATCACCGTTACATTGCAGATGACTTTACTTTAATTGATAAAGATGGACAAACTTATAATCGGATGCAATTTTTAGAAAAAGAAGACTATTTCCCAAGTAACTTTGAAGAATTCAATATGATTTCGATTAGTCAAAAAACTAAATTAGTGACCTATAAATTGAATGGTTGCCAACATACCAGTATCTGGCGACGCCACGAAGTATGGTTCTTAATTTTCCATCAAATATCACCAAATCAAATACCTGAATTAAAACATAAACATTATACAGTTAAAAGACTACATTAA
- a CDS encoding amino acid ABC transporter substrate-binding protein, with protein MTLKKLILTAMTAFMAIILVACGSKESSTKSDGWANYKKTKTITLGFDNTFVPMGYKDESGKNTGFDVELAKAVFDQYGIKVKFQPINWDLKETELKNGKIDMIWNGYSITKERQAKVAFSNPYMKNEQVLVTKKSANITSFSGMKGKVLGAQSGSSGYDAFTSNPKVLKDIVKDKDATQYETFTQAFIDLKSGRIDGLLIDKVYANYYLKQEGELANYNIVKSEYEGENFAVGVRKEDKTLVKNLNKSLKKLYKDGKFQEISNKWFGEDVATDQVKN; from the coding sequence ATGACATTAAAAAAACTAATTTTGACAGCAATGACAGCTTTTATGGCTATTATTCTTGTAGCATGCGGCAGTAAAGAAAGTTCAACTAAAAGTGATGGTTGGGCTAACTATAAAAAAACAAAAACAATTACCCTAGGTTTTGATAATACTTTTGTTCCAATGGGATATAAAGATGAATCTGGTAAAAATACTGGTTTCGATGTGGAATTGGCTAAAGCCGTTTTTGATCAATACGGTATTAAAGTTAAATTCCAACCAATTAACTGGGATTTGAAAGAAACTGAGCTTAAAAACGGTAAAATTGATATGATCTGGAATGGTTATTCCATTACAAAAGAACGTCAAGCTAAAGTGGCCTTTTCGAATCCGTATATGAAGAATGAACAAGTTTTAGTAACCAAAAAATCGGCTAATATCACCTCATTTTCAGGGATGAAAGGAAAAGTTTTAGGAGCTCAATCCGGTTCATCGGGTTATGACGCCTTTACATCAAATCCTAAGGTCCTTAAAGACATTGTTAAGGATAAAGATGCAACTCAATATGAAACCTTCACACAAGCCTTTATCGACCTTAAAAGTGGTCGTATTGATGGCTTATTGATTGATAAAGTTTATGCTAACTACTATTTGAAACAAGAGGGCGAATTAGCTAACTATAATATTGTAAAAAGTGAATACGAGGGTGAGAACTTTGCTGTTGGTGTTCGTAAAGAAGACAAAACACTTGTTAAAAATCTAAATAAATCACTTAAAAAACTATATAAAGATGGCAAATTCCAAGAAATCTCAAACAAATGGTTTGGTGAAGACGTAGCAACTGATCAAGTTAAAAATTAA
- a CDS encoding amino acid ABC transporter ATP-binding protein has translation MLELKNISKQFGNKHIFDQFNLTLSNGEVLSLVGPSGGGKTTLLRMLAGLEPIDSGEIIYNNEPVPIDHLENRNLLGFVFQDFQLFPHLTVLDNLILSPTITMDLKKAEAKKKAEDLLTRLGLKDHMLVYPHSLSGGQKQRVALARAMMIDPQIIGYDEPTSALDPELRQEVEKLILQNREMGITQIVVTHDLQFAETISDRIIKVNPK, from the coding sequence ATGTTAGAATTAAAAAATATTTCCAAACAATTTGGTAACAAACACATTTTTGACCAATTTAATTTAACCTTATCCAATGGTGAGGTTTTATCCTTAGTAGGACCTTCAGGTGGTGGTAAAACAACGCTCTTAAGAATGTTAGCAGGGTTGGAACCGATTGATTCAGGTGAAATCATTTATAATAATGAACCAGTTCCAATTGACCACCTGGAAAATCGTAATTTACTGGGCTTTGTCTTCCAAGATTTTCAGCTCTTTCCTCATTTAACAGTTTTAGATAATCTCATTTTGTCTCCGACAATTACCATGGACCTTAAAAAAGCTGAAGCTAAGAAGAAAGCTGAAGATTTGTTGACGCGTTTGGGGCTAAAAGACCATATGCTGGTGTATCCCCATTCACTCTCTGGAGGACAGAAACAAAGGGTCGCCCTTGCCAGAGCAATGATGATTGACCCCCAAATAATTGGCTATGATGAGCCAACCAGTGCTCTCGATCCTGAACTACGCCAGGAGGTAGAGAAATTGATTCTTCAAAATCGAGAAATGGGTATTACTCAAATTGTGGTAACCCATGATTTGCAGTTTGCTGAAACCATTTCTGATCGAATCATTAAAGTGAATCCGAAATAA